A section of the Candidatus Omnitrophota bacterium genome encodes:
- the hisD gene encoding histidinol dehydrogenase, with amino-acid sequence MKILKQGSAGLEKIYDRNLYIRKKRIEERVAQIIADVKLNGDDALLKYTKRFDKVKLTQKQLKVAENEISGAFQNITSDFISALKIIINNVSFFYKKQLKKPCRVKDGDGVALKEIIQPLDSVGIYIPAGTAPLVSTVYMTVVPAKVAGVKRIVIATPPDKNGHINPYILAVANLLKVNEIYRIGGAQAIAALALGTKTIPKVDKIIGPGNMYVTEAKRQLFGYVDIDMLAGPTELVVIANRYSNPDFVLADLEAQAEHLGGLVILITTSRALLKLAQKKMSKGYAVFAKNIEEAIEISNRIAPEHLQILTNNPQSVAKKIQNVGAIFLGPYSPAAIGDYVAGPSHVLPTLGTARFFSGLCLSDFTRTSHIIAYSKKALEKARDPLEKVATIEGLIKHYESVKVRFQ; translated from the coding sequence ATGAAAATCTTAAAACAGGGAAGCGCAGGCTTAGAGAAAATTTACGACCGGAATTTGTATATCCGCAAAAAACGCATTGAAGAACGCGTGGCGCAGATCATTGCCGATGTAAAACTTAATGGTGATGATGCTCTGCTCAAATACACCAAGCGTTTTGACAAGGTCAAACTGACTCAAAAGCAATTAAAAGTTGCTGAAAACGAGATCAGCGGCGCTTTTCAAAATATTACCAGCGATTTTATTTCCGCTTTAAAGATCATCATTAACAATGTTTCATTTTTCTATAAAAAGCAGCTAAAGAAACCTTGCCGCGTCAAAGACGGCGACGGCGTCGCTTTAAAAGAGATCATTCAGCCGCTGGATTCCGTCGGGATTTATATCCCGGCCGGAACGGCGCCTTTGGTTTCTACCGTCTATATGACGGTTGTTCCGGCTAAAGTCGCCGGCGTTAAACGCATTGTGATCGCGACGCCTCCTGATAAAAACGGCCACATCAATCCTTACATCTTGGCGGTGGCAAATTTGCTTAAAGTTAATGAGATCTATCGCATTGGCGGCGCGCAGGCGATCGCCGCACTTGCTTTGGGAACAAAAACAATTCCCAAGGTCGATAAAATTATCGGCCCTGGAAATATGTATGTTACCGAAGCTAAACGCCAGCTTTTTGGATATGTGGATATTGATATGCTCGCCGGCCCCACAGAACTCGTGGTCATCGCAAACCGATATAGCAATCCTGATTTTGTTTTAGCCGACCTTGAAGCACAAGCCGAACATTTAGGTGGGCTTGTTATTCTGATCACCACATCACGGGCGCTTCTTAAATTAGCGCAAAAGAAAATGTCCAAAGGTTATGCCGTTTTTGCTAAGAATATCGAGGAAGCCATTGAGATCTCTAATAGGATCGCGCCCGAACATTTGCAGATCCTCACCAACAATCCGCAAAGTGTCGCGAAAAAGATCCAAAACGTCGGCGCCATATTCTTAGGCCCGTATAGCCCGGCTGCCATCGGAGATTACGTCGCCGGCCCGAGCCATGTGTTACCAACGCTGGGTACCGCCAGATTTTTCTCCGGACTTTGTTTGTCCGATTTCACCCGGACCAGCCATATTATTGCTTATTCAAAGAAAGCGCTTGAAAAAGCGCGTGATCCTTTAGAAAAAGTCGCCACCATTGAAGGGTTAATAAAACATTACGAATCCGTTAAGGTCAGATTTCAATAG
- the trpE gene encoding anthranilate synthase component I, giving the protein MYYPSKKEFIALTQKGNLIPVYREILGDLETPVSTYLKIAAKAKYSCLLESVEGQEKIARYSFLAKDPELVFQSKGRTAEIIQFKNGRIQKNSLKVLDTPLSFIREIMARYKFVEVANLPRFCGGLIGYMGYDLVRYFETIPEKTKDDLHLPDMIFMLFKNMVIFDHMTHKIKIISCAHADSKASNHEKLSAYENALTAVDRIVEELNLATLDQKQIEDTQFQKLQLKSNMTETQFKNSVRKAKERITAGDIIQVVLSQRFETQIQAHPFRIYRELRSVNPSPYMYYLKLDNVALVGSSPELLVRCEDGIVETRPIAGTRKRGKTDKDDASLQKELLSDPKERAEHTMLVDLGRNDLGRVCIQGTVKLSEFMSIEKYSHVMHIVSNVKGKLRPDKDIFDVLQAAFPAGTVSGAPKIRAMEIIEDLEPTKRGPYAGCIGYFSFSGNLDTCITIRTIVIKDEKAYIQAGAGIVADSQPQHEYLETINKAKAQLMAIEMAHQE; this is encoded by the coding sequence ATGTACTATCCGTCAAAAAAAGAATTTATTGCCTTAACGCAAAAAGGGAATCTTATTCCGGTTTACCGCGAGATCTTAGGCGATCTGGAAACACCCGTTTCCACCTACCTAAAGATCGCGGCGAAGGCAAAATATTCTTGTTTGCTCGAATCCGTCGAAGGCCAAGAAAAAATAGCGCGGTATTCCTTTTTAGCCAAAGACCCCGAGCTTGTTTTCCAAAGCAAGGGACGAACGGCCGAAATTATCCAGTTTAAAAACGGCCGCATACAAAAAAACAGTCTTAAGGTTTTAGATACGCCGCTGTCTTTCATTCGCGAAATTATGGCACGCTATAAATTTGTTGAAGTGGCCAATCTTCCCAGATTCTGCGGAGGGCTCATCGGATATATGGGTTACGATCTTGTCCGTTATTTTGAAACCATTCCGGAAAAAACCAAAGATGATCTGCATCTGCCGGATATGATCTTTATGCTCTTTAAGAACATGGTGATCTTTGATCATATGACGCACAAGATCAAGATCATTTCCTGTGCCCATGCTGACTCTAAGGCAAGTAACCATGAAAAACTCAGCGCGTATGAAAACGCATTAACCGCCGTTGACCGCATTGTCGAAGAACTTAACCTGGCAACGCTCGATCAAAAACAAATTGAAGATACGCAGTTCCAGAAGCTTCAGCTCAAATCCAACATGACCGAAACACAATTCAAAAATTCCGTCCGAAAAGCCAAAGAGCGGATCACCGCCGGAGACATCATTCAAGTCGTCCTTTCTCAGCGGTTTGAAACACAGATCCAAGCGCATCCTTTTAGGATCTATAGAGAACTGCGCTCGGTCAACCCATCGCCGTATATGTATTATTTAAAACTTGATAACGTTGCTCTGGTTGGTTCATCGCCGGAACTTTTGGTGCGCTGTGAAGACGGCATTGTAGAAACGCGGCCCATTGCCGGAACCAGAAAACGGGGAAAAACAGATAAAGACGACGCTTCTCTTCAAAAAGAACTTCTTTCTGACCCTAAAGAACGCGCCGAACACACCATGCTGGTCGACCTTGGACGCAACGACCTTGGCCGCGTCTGCATTCAGGGAACCGTCAAATTATCCGAATTTATGAGCATTGAAAAATATTCACACGTCATGCATATCGTCAGTAATGTTAAAGGAAAACTACGCCCTGATAAAGATATTTTTGATGTCTTGCAAGCCGCTTTTCCGGCCGGGACAGTTTCGGGGGCGCCGAAGATCCGCGCGATGGAGATCATTGAAGACTTAGAGCCGACAAAACGAGGGCCTTATGCCGGTTGCATCGGGTATTTTAGCTTCTCCGGAAATCTGGATACCTGTATCACCATCCGCACCATCGTTATTAAAGATGAAAAGGCTTACATTCAAGCAGGAGCAGGGATCGTTGCCGACTCGCAACCACAGCATGAATATTTAGAAACGATCAATAAAGCAAAAGCACAGTTGATGGCCATCGAAATGGCTCATCAGGAATAA
- the hisA gene encoding 1-(5-phosphoribosyl)-5-[(5-phosphoribosylamino)methylideneamino]imidazole-4-carboxamide isomerase, whose amino-acid sequence MIIIPAIDIKDGKVVRLSQGRFQEITIYSSDPVAFAKKWETAGASLIHIVDLDGAEKGEMKNFDAIAKISKAVKVPLEVGGGIRKRDDILRVLGQGISRVVLGTRVVEDRAFLKEILKDWKERIVVSLDCSHGIVTQKGWTSVSNLKATDFAKELQDMGLTQLIYTDIARDGTLRGPNLTSIKEILDSVTIPVIASGGVSNLEDIKSLKKLGSHLWGAIVGKALYEGNFELKDAISLCSQKE is encoded by the coding sequence ATGATCATTATCCCGGCCATTGACATCAAAGACGGAAAAGTCGTACGCCTTTCCCAGGGACGGTTTCAGGAGATAACGATCTATTCATCCGACCCGGTCGCGTTCGCGAAAAAATGGGAAACGGCCGGCGCGAGCCTCATCCATATCGTCGATCTCGACGGCGCTGAAAAAGGCGAGATGAAGAATTTCGATGCCATCGCAAAGATCTCCAAGGCTGTTAAAGTTCCCCTGGAAGTCGGCGGCGGAATAAGAAAACGCGATGACATCTTACGCGTTTTAGGACAAGGGATCTCTCGTGTTGTTTTGGGAACGCGCGTTGTCGAAGACCGCGCATTTCTTAAAGAGATCCTGAAAGATTGGAAAGAACGTATTGTGGTGAGCCTAGATTGCTCGCATGGCATTGTCACACAAAAAGGATGGACATCCGTTTCAAATTTGAAAGCAACCGACTTTGCAAAAGAACTGCAAGACATGGGCCTGACACAATTGATCTACACCGATATTGCCCGCGACGGAACCTTGCGCGGCCCAAATCTAACCAGCATCAAAGAGATCTTAGATTCGGTCACGATCCCGGTGATCGCCTCCGGCGGTGTTTCAAATCTTGAAGACATTAAAAGCCTTAAGAAATTAGGAAGCCACCTTTGGGGAGCCATTGTCGGTAAAGCGCTTTATGAAGGAAATTTTGAATTGAAAGATGCCATAAGCTTATGCTCACAAAAAGAATAA
- the hisI gene encoding phosphoribosyl-AMP cyclohydrolase has product MEKIILTPKTLNKLKFNDQKLIPAIIQDYKTKDVLMLAYMNLESIRRTIKLKKTCFWSRSRKEYWIKGMTSGHIQHVKGIYYDCDCDTLLIKVRQIGGACHTNQYSCFYRKVKV; this is encoded by the coding sequence ATGGAAAAAATTATTTTAACGCCTAAAACGTTAAATAAATTAAAGTTTAACGATCAGAAACTTATTCCGGCTATTATTCAAGACTACAAGACAAAAGATGTCTTGATGCTGGCGTATATGAATTTGGAATCGATCCGCCGCACGATCAAACTTAAGAAAACATGTTTCTGGTCACGTTCCCGCAAAGAATATTGGATCAAAGGAATGACTTCGGGGCACATTCAACATGTTAAAGGAATTTATTATGATTGTGACTGCGACACACTGCTCATTAAAGTCCGGCAGATCGGCGGCGCATGCCACACCAATCAATACAGTTGTTTTTACCGAAAAGTGAAAGTATAA
- the rpsP gene encoding 30S ribosomal protein S16, producing the protein MEVRIRLQKSSKGANRSTNYRIVAISRTVTRDGRRLEILGYYDPSKKPALLSVNKEKLDAWVKKGARMSDTIKSLVAKLK; encoded by the coding sequence ATGGAAGTTCGTATCAGATTGCAAAAATCAAGCAAAGGTGCTAATCGCAGCACAAATTACCGTATTGTCGCTATCAGCCGCACGGTGACACGCGACGGCCGACGGTTAGAAATTCTAGGGTATTACGATCCGTCTAAAAAACCGGCGCTGCTTTCGGTGAACAAAGAAAAGCTAGATGCGTGGGTCAAAAAAGGCGCTCGCATGAGCGACACCATTAAAAGCCTTGTTGCGAAATTAAAATAG
- a CDS encoding imidazoleglycerol-phosphate dehydratase has product MKQRKALEKRKSTETEIEVKLSLDGKGETKIKTQIGILDHMLHLFAFHGFFDLELIVKKADTNIDIHHTNEDIGIVLGKAFKAALGEKEGIRRFGLAAAPMESTIGTCVIDISGRGHFKLNIAGNQTTHPASKEQDGYAITYLEHFMESFAKSLSATIGITIQNPSDDLHTNLETVFKSLGIALDRATQIDPRRKGVPSTKGIID; this is encoded by the coding sequence ATGAAACAGCGTAAGGCACTGGAAAAACGCAAAAGCACCGAAACAGAAATAGAAGTCAAGCTTAGCCTTGACGGTAAGGGAGAAACAAAAATAAAAACCCAGATCGGCATTCTTGATCATATGCTGCACCTCTTTGCTTTTCACGGATTTTTTGACCTGGAATTGATCGTCAAAAAAGCCGATACTAATATTGACATTCACCACACCAACGAAGACATCGGCATTGTTCTAGGAAAAGCTTTTAAGGCAGCCTTGGGCGAAAAAGAAGGTATTCGCCGTTTTGGCCTAGCCGCCGCGCCGATGGAGTCTACCATCGGAACATGTGTTATTGATATCAGCGGCCGCGGGCATTTTAAGCTGAACATTGCCGGAAACCAAACAACTCATCCGGCATCGAAAGAGCAAGACGGATACGCCATAACATACTTGGAGCACTTTATGGAATCATTCGCGAAAAGCTTGAGCGCGACCATCGGCATCACCATTCAAAACCCCAGCGATGATTTGCACACGAATCTAGAAACTGTTTTTAAATCCTTAGGGATCGCTTTAGACCGGGCGACACAGATCGATCCTCGTCGAAAAGGTGTTCCGTCCACAAAAGGAATCATTGATTAA
- the mfd gene encoding transcription-repair coupling factor — MFKALKLFVAQTVDIDHIAAQLVTFGYRWASAVSNEGDFSRRGGIIDIFPSNFDSPVRLDFDGDIIRSIQSIDLLTGRSTWQHNIVFILPKKIPKENLFTADTPLNHFVDIKEGDYVVHNTHGVGKFLGATEISKDKKLSEHLIIEYEGGDRLFVPKHDIHLIQKYLGFTKKPPRLFKLGSKEWDAVKGRIQKRIQQFAVELLHLQALRASLGGYAFSKDAPWQKQFENTFPFEETPDQIRAAEDVKSDMESSFPMDRLLCGDVGYGKTEVALRAAFKAVMDNKQAAILVPTTILAEQHYFNFSQRLKEFPVRVDMLSRFKTRRQQSEIVKELKLGKIDIIIGTHRLLSKDIQFKELGLIVIDEEQRFGVRSKEKLKHVRLLADVLTLTATPIPRTLYMALAGARDMSVINTPPKNRIPVSTHLIELDEDLIRDAIDKELRRKGQVFFLHNRVENIEKIASLVKRLAPHARIAIAHGQMPPKTLEKIMLDFLGNNIDVLVCTTIIESGIDVPNANTLIVNNAHHFGLADLHQLRGRVGRFTQKAYAYFIIPPQERLSSLAKSRLKALEQFSDLGSGFNIAFEDLQIRGAGNLLGAQQHGYISSIGFDLYCRLLKESIENIKKHAKIGTYEKTS; from the coding sequence ATGTTTAAGGCGCTTAAACTTTTTGTCGCCCAAACCGTTGATATCGATCATATCGCCGCCCAACTGGTCACTTTCGGCTATCGCTGGGCTTCGGCCGTTTCCAACGAAGGGGATTTTAGCCGGCGCGGCGGTATTATTGATATTTTCCCATCCAATTTTGACTCTCCCGTCCGCCTGGATTTCGACGGAGACATCATCCGCTCTATCCAAAGCATTGATCTTCTGACAGGCAGATCGACCTGGCAACACAATATCGTTTTTATCCTTCCCAAAAAGATCCCAAAAGAAAACTTATTTACCGCCGATACGCCTCTTAATCATTTTGTGGATATTAAAGAAGGGGATTATGTTGTCCACAATACGCATGGGGTCGGAAAATTCTTAGGCGCCACCGAGATCAGTAAGGATAAGAAATTAAGCGAGCATCTGATCATCGAGTACGAAGGCGGCGATCGATTATTCGTTCCAAAGCATGATATTCATCTCATTCAAAAATATCTAGGATTTACCAAAAAGCCTCCTCGTCTTTTCAAATTGGGCTCCAAAGAGTGGGACGCGGTCAAAGGGCGCATCCAAAAAAGGATACAACAATTCGCGGTTGAACTCCTTCATCTTCAAGCGCTGCGTGCCAGCCTCGGTGGATACGCTTTTTCTAAAGATGCGCCCTGGCAAAAACAATTTGAGAATACTTTTCCCTTTGAAGAGACCCCCGACCAAATTCGCGCGGCCGAAGATGTTAAATCGGATATGGAATCGTCTTTTCCCATGGACAGGCTTTTATGCGGCGATGTCGGTTACGGAAAAACGGAAGTCGCTCTTCGCGCGGCGTTTAAAGCCGTTATGGACAATAAACAGGCTGCTATCCTTGTTCCGACGACGATTTTAGCAGAACAGCACTATTTTAATTTTAGCCAGCGGCTTAAAGAGTTTCCCGTGCGTGTTGATATGCTCAGCCGTTTTAAAACGCGCCGGCAGCAATCGGAAATCGTTAAAGAACTTAAACTTGGAAAAATCGATATTATTATTGGAACGCACCGACTTCTGTCGAAAGATATTCAATTTAAAGAATTAGGGCTTATCGTCATTGACGAGGAACAGCGTTTTGGCGTGCGCTCCAAGGAAAAATTAAAGCACGTGCGCCTTTTGGCCGACGTACTTACATTGACCGCAACGCCCATTCCGCGCACATTGTATATGGCTTTAGCCGGCGCCAGAGATATGTCGGTCATCAACACGCCGCCTAAAAATCGTATTCCGGTTTCAACGCATTTAATTGAGCTCGATGAAGATCTGATCCGTGACGCCATTGATAAGGAATTGCGCCGCAAAGGGCAGGTTTTCTTTTTGCATAATCGCGTTGAGAATATTGAAAAGATCGCAAGCCTCGTAAAACGCCTGGCTCCCCATGCCCGTATCGCGATCGCTCACGGACAAATGCCTCCCAAAACTCTGGAAAAGATCATGCTCGATTTTTTGGGGAATAATATCGACGTTCTTGTTTGCACCACCATCATTGAATCAGGCATTGATGTCCCCAATGCCAACACGCTGATCGTTAATAATGCGCATCACTTTGGGCTGGCGGATCTGCATCAATTACGCGGCCGGGTAGGACGCTTTACACAAAAGGCTTACGCCTATTTTATTATTCCGCCTCAAGAACGGTTGTCTTCGCTCGCTAAAAGCCGTCTGAAAGCTTTAGAGCAATTTAGCGATCTGGGCTCAGGATTTAACATTGCTTTTGAAGATTTGCAAATCCGCGGCGCCGGAAATCTTCTCGGCGCTCAACAGCACGGATACATCTCCAGCATCGGTTTTGACCTCTACTGTCGTTTATTAAAAGAATCCATAGAAAATATTAAAAAACACGCTAAAATAGGTACCTATGAAAAGACATCTTAA
- the hisH gene encoding imidazole glycerol phosphate synthase subunit HisH: MIAIIDYGMGNLRSVQKAFEKVGALATITQDPKDLESAEKIVLPGVGAMKPAMEKLSSLNLVTAIKKSIKDKKPFLGICLGLQLLFDESDEGGKVNGLGILKGSVIRFTQLKVPHMGWNQINIKNLSCPLFSGIENLTSVYFCHSYFPKPEDTNIIATTTDYGIDFSSSVWQENVYGVQFHPEKSQAAGLKILRNFAELKS; encoded by the coding sequence ATGATCGCCATTATTGACTACGGAATGGGAAATTTGCGCAGCGTGCAGAAGGCTTTTGAAAAAGTCGGCGCGCTGGCAACTATTACCCAAGACCCCAAAGACTTAGAATCAGCCGAAAAAATTGTCCTGCCGGGAGTGGGGGCGATGAAGCCGGCCATGGAAAAACTATCTTCACTCAACCTTGTCACGGCCATCAAGAAGTCCATCAAAGACAAAAAACCTTTTTTGGGAATTTGCTTAGGGCTGCAGCTTCTTTTTGACGAAAGCGATGAGGGAGGCAAGGTCAACGGATTAGGGATCTTAAAGGGGAGTGTTATTCGCTTTACACAACTCAAAGTTCCGCACATGGGCTGGAATCAGATCAATATTAAAAATCTCTCGTGTCCGCTTTTTTCCGGAATTGAAAATTTAACGTCCGTTTACTTTTGTCACTCTTATTTTCCAAAACCGGAAGACACAAATATCATAGCCACAACCACAGATTACGGCATAGATTTTTCATCGTCCGTCTGGCAGGAAAATGTCTACGGTGTTCAGTTCCACCCCGAGAAAAGCCAAGCGGCGGGGCTTAAAATCTTGAGAAATTTTGCGGAACTTAAATCATGA
- the yajC gene encoding preprotein translocase subunit YajC, whose translation MPTDQVSNPFLSSLMIPYILIIAIFYFLVIKPQKDRQKQHKLMLENLKKNDEIVTTGGIHATIINVKDKTVIIRIDDNVKMEIDKEAIAVVTKSAN comes from the coding sequence ATGCCTACGGACCAAGTCTCAAACCCGTTTTTATCGTCTTTGATGATCCCTTATATTCTTATTATCGCTATTTTTTACTTTCTCGTGATCAAGCCGCAAAAGGATCGCCAAAAACAGCATAAGCTAATGCTAGAAAATTTAAAAAAGAACGACGAGATCGTCACCACCGGAGGAATTCACGCCACCATTATTAATGTTAAAGACAAAACGGTGATCATCCGCATCGACGACAATGTTAAAATGGAGATCGATAAAGAGGCCATCGCCGTCGTTACAAAATCAGCAAACTAA
- the secD gene encoding protein translocase subunit SecD, with the protein MDKNLQGRILLICAVIAACLYCIFPIQKRINLGLDLKGGMHVVLKVETEKLPEASRNDAVLRAIEILRNRIDSLGSGETLLQRQGEDEIIVQLPGVTDRDAALAMIGKVAQLEFKLVSPDPNKLKEALSGTVPEGYELKFIKKEKDEPVLVEQKVTLSGDAITDAKVDFNQSSFGAPEIAFSLNSAGAKIFADVTKAHIGDRLAIVLDGEVISAPNINSEIPSGSGVITGMFTFDEASLLALALRSGALPAPMHIEEERTIGPLLGKDSIRSGINATVLGAALVFIFMLIYYHIAGITANIALFLNLLMILGTMGFLNIMLPGSQTTLTLPGIAGIILTLGMAVDANVLINERIREELSSGRPLQSAVNNGYHRAFSAIFDSNITTLIAAFMLFQFGSGPIKGFAVTLAIGISSSLFTALTVTKTIFDTLIRTRLIKTVSMFQLFKQTKIDFISKRYIFYAISIVVIVAGLTSIISKKEAAYGIDFSGGQLQEYRFNKAVNVEILRTSLKEVGLGDVAIQQFEKDPQTIIIRTDQDTFDSVKKVLTEKMSDNPYDILRIEKVGPVVGKALRTRAILAILFALGAILIYVGFRFKHFDFAFAGVVALLHDVVVAAGVLVMMGHQIDLLVVTALLTIAGFSINDTIVIYDRVRENMASMRKLSLREVINLSVNQTLSRTILTSSATLLTVIALYLFGGEVLRSFSLCLLIGFVSGVYSTVYIASPLVLAWHKK; encoded by the coding sequence ATGGATAAAAACCTACAAGGACGTATTCTTCTTATTTGCGCCGTTATCGCGGCATGCCTGTATTGCATTTTTCCCATACAAAAAAGGATCAATCTTGGGCTCGACTTAAAAGGCGGGATGCACGTTGTCTTAAAAGTTGAAACTGAAAAATTGCCAGAAGCCTCCCGCAACGACGCGGTTTTACGCGCCATCGAGATCTTGCGTAATCGTATCGACAGCTTAGGCTCCGGAGAAACGCTTTTACAGCGTCAAGGTGAAGACGAGATCATTGTTCAATTGCCCGGTGTTACCGACCGCGACGCGGCCCTGGCCATGATCGGAAAAGTCGCGCAATTGGAATTTAAACTTGTTTCTCCTGATCCAAATAAGCTTAAAGAAGCTTTAAGCGGGACTGTTCCGGAAGGATACGAACTTAAGTTTATCAAGAAAGAAAAGGATGAACCGGTTCTTGTTGAGCAAAAAGTTACCCTAAGCGGCGATGCCATTACGGATGCAAAGGTAGATTTTAATCAATCTAGCTTTGGCGCTCCGGAAATTGCCTTTTCTCTTAATTCGGCCGGCGCAAAGATCTTTGCGGACGTCACCAAGGCCCACATCGGCGACAGGCTCGCCATTGTTTTAGACGGGGAAGTTATTTCCGCGCCAAACATTAATTCGGAAATTCCCAGCGGCAGCGGCGTTATTACCGGGATGTTCACATTTGATGAAGCTTCGCTTTTAGCGCTGGCGCTTCGTTCCGGCGCGCTGCCTGCGCCTATGCACATTGAAGAAGAAAGAACCATCGGGCCGCTTTTAGGAAAAGACTCAATTCGATCCGGAATTAACGCGACCGTTTTGGGCGCCGCGTTGGTTTTTATTTTTATGCTCATCTATTATCACATCGCAGGGATCACCGCCAACATCGCTCTTTTTTTAAACCTTTTGATGATCTTAGGAACCATGGGATTTTTAAATATTATGCTTCCCGGTTCTCAAACAACCCTGACATTACCAGGTATTGCCGGTATTATTTTAACGCTCGGAATGGCGGTTGATGCTAACGTTCTGATCAACGAACGCATCCGAGAGGAGCTATCCTCGGGCCGGCCGCTTCAATCCGCCGTCAACAACGGGTATCACCGGGCTTTTTCCGCTATCTTTGATTCGAACATTACAACACTCATTGCCGCATTTATGCTGTTTCAATTCGGCTCCGGCCCCATCAAAGGCTTTGCGGTCACTTTAGCTATCGGTATCAGCTCCAGTTTATTTACCGCGCTAACCGTAACAAAAACTATTTTTGATACTCTTATTCGTACACGCCTTATTAAAACCGTTAGCATGTTCCAACTATTCAAGCAGACTAAAATTGATTTCATTAGCAAACGATATATTTTCTATGCAATTTCGATCGTGGTCATCGTTGCCGGCCTTACATCCATCATTTCCAAAAAAGAGGCCGCCTACGGAATTGATTTTTCCGGAGGGCAATTACAAGAATACCGCTTTAACAAAGCTGTCAATGTTGAGATCTTGAGAACATCGCTCAAAGAAGTCGGATTAGGTGATGTGGCTATTCAGCAATTCGAAAAAGATCCGCAAACGATCATCATCCGCACCGATCAAGACACCTTTGATTCGGTCAAAAAAGTTCTTACCGAAAAAATGTCCGACAATCCCTACGACATTTTGCGCATTGAAAAAGTCGGGCCGGTCGTCGGAAAAGCACTGCGTACCCGTGCCATTTTAGCCATTCTCTTTGCCTTAGGAGCGATCCTTATTTATGTCGGATTTCGCTTCAAGCATTTTGACTTTGCCTTTGCGGGTGTCGTCGCGCTTTTACATGACGTTGTGGTTGCCGCCGGAGTCTTGGTCATGATGGGTCATCAGATCGACTTATTGGTTGTCACGGCACTTTTAACAATTGCCGGTTTTTCCATCAATGACACGATCGTTATTTATGACAGGGTACGGGAAAACATGGCCAGCATGCGAAAGCTAAGCTTGCGAGAGGTGATCAACTTAAGCGTTAATCAAACATTAAGCAGAACCATTCTCACATCCAGCGCGACGCTTTTAACCGTTATCGCTTTGTACTTATTCGGTGGGGAAGTTTTAAGATCTTTTTCGCTTTGCCTTTTGATCGGTTTTGTTTCCGGTGTTTATTCAACCGTTTACATCGCGTCACCTTTGGTCTTGGCTTGGCATAAAAAGTAA
- the hisF gene encoding imidazole glycerol phosphate synthase subunit HisF gives MLTKRIIPCLDVKDGRVVKGVKFIGLRDAGDPVEIAKVYDTSGADELVFLDITASHEKRKIILNIVQKTAEQVFMPLTVGGGIKDISDIRDLLNAGADKVSINTSAVQDPSIITDAAKRFGSQCIVVAIDAKKDEEGWEVYIHGGRTPTGKDVILWAKEAQKLGAGEILLTSMDCDGTKDGFDIPLTRSVADAVEIPVIASGGAGTVKHFSDVFTKTSASAALAASIFHYGEISIKEVKEYLNKKSIEARV, from the coding sequence ATGCTCACAAAAAGAATAATTCCGTGCTTGGATGTTAAAGACGGGCGTGTTGTTAAGGGTGTCAAGTTCATCGGGTTGCGTGACGCGGGAGACCCCGTTGAGATCGCTAAAGTTTACGACACCAGCGGCGCCGATGAATTGGTTTTTTTGGACATTACCGCCAGCCATGAAAAACGAAAGATCATCCTTAACATTGTTCAAAAAACAGCGGAACAAGTTTTTATGCCGTTAACCGTTGGCGGCGGAATTAAAGACATTTCGGATATTCGCGACCTGTTGAACGCCGGCGCCGATAAAGTATCTATTAACACATCAGCGGTCCAAGATCCGTCGATCATTACCGACGCGGCAAAACGCTTCGGAAGCCAATGCATTGTGGTCGCCATTGACGCAAAGAAAGACGAAGAGGGATGGGAAGTTTATATTCACGGCGGGCGCACGCCCACCGGAAAAGATGTTATCCTTTGGGCCAAAGAGGCTCAAAAATTAGGCGCGGGAGAGATTCTTTTAACCAGCATGGATTGTGATGGGACCAAAGACGGATTTGATATTCCGCTTACAAGGTCCGTCGCCGACGCTGTCGAGATCCCGGTGATCGCCTCCGGCGGCGCGGGAACCGTGAAACATTTTTCTGATGTCTTTACAAAAACATCTGCCAGTGCGGCATTGGCGGCATCTATTTTTCATTACGGAGAAATTTCTATTAAAGAGGTTAAGGAATATCTTAATAAAAAATCAATCGAGGCGCGCGTATGA